From a single Anaerolineales bacterium genomic region:
- the prs gene encoding ribose-phosphate diphosphokinase — protein MMKTSIPADEVRFFSGSSNKPLAMNIASELGIPLEETRVSRFSNDNLYIQLGASVRYRRVYIVQSLSQPVNDHLVELLMMLDIARSAAASEVHAIIPYYSFGRSDKKDAPRISITARLVADLLKTSGATHVMSMMFHSPQVHGFFAMPTDPLSSRPVFKQYLEERDLSGSIIVSPDMGQAKSAARFAKNLGLPIAAGNKERVSDTQVKISGLVGNQVRGHKRALIYDDEIATGGSIDELSRVLIEDGVEDIIVICTHGVFTHGGLERLASIPQISEIITTDTVHLPPERRHPKLKILSVAPVFADAVRHNLNHETIGNLFVFGE, from the coding sequence ATGATGAAAACATCCATCCCCGCCGACGAGGTCCGCTTTTTTAGCGGAAGTTCGAATAAGCCTCTTGCCATGAATATTGCCAGTGAATTGGGCATACCCTTGGAAGAGACCCGCGTCTCGCGCTTCAGCAATGACAATCTCTATATTCAACTGGGCGCAAGCGTGCGGTATCGGCGCGTGTACATCGTGCAGTCGCTGTCCCAGCCGGTCAATGACCATCTGGTGGAATTATTGATGATGCTCGACATCGCTCGAAGCGCGGCGGCGTCCGAAGTCCATGCCATCATCCCCTATTATTCCTTCGGACGTTCGGATAAAAAGGATGCGCCGCGCATTTCCATCACCGCCCGCCTCGTCGCGGACCTGCTAAAAACATCCGGCGCCACACATGTGATGAGTATGATGTTCCACTCGCCGCAGGTGCATGGATTCTTTGCCATGCCAACCGACCCGTTAAGCAGCCGCCCGGTCTTTAAGCAATATCTGGAAGAACGCGATCTTTCCGGTTCGATCATTGTTTCACCGGATATGGGACAGGCAAAATCCGCTGCACGGTTTGCAAAGAATTTGGGTTTGCCCATTGCAGCAGGAAACAAGGAACGCGTCTCCGACACGCAGGTAAAGATCAGCGGGCTGGTGGGAAATCAGGTCCGCGGACATAAGCGGGCGCTGATCTACGATGACGAGATCGCCACAGGCGGCTCCATCGATGAACTAAGCCGCGTACTGATCGAAGATGGAGTTGAAGACATCATCGTGATCTGTACACATGGAGTTTTCACGCATGGAGGCTTGGAACGGCTGGCATCCATTCCACAGATCAGCGAGATCATTACCACTGACACGGTCCACCTGCCCCCCGAGCGGCGGCACCCGAAATTGAAGATCCTTTCGGTCGCGCCGGTCTTCGCAGACGCCGTTCGGCACAACCTGAACCATGAAACCATAGGGAATCTGTTCGTTTTTGGCGAATAA
- a CDS encoding ATP-binding protein gives MSIRLKVALPYLILTVVVSLIGVYVVTRLVTGTLTERLTNQLIEAGRVASDNFVRLEIQQVINARRVAYTEGMASALANEDRDVLLGLTRPIVMDAEIGNLILISPQGNEVVHLILNGDGNIQQVNDDAGFNRSYIVAPLLSGRDANATPLRAFGRNPINNEDYYYSTIPVALNGEFYGVAVVGTPIQRFLPFVKSIALADIAIYGDNGTILATTLGMGDEEALDRLSITEEEYELLFYSTNYVTGENFELDGRFYAVARSYLEIGNNRLGAFAVILPQDFVIQSAQNSRWWYVGLFTIVMLLVIAIGTLVSRTIINPLYSLVGTSQAIAGGDLNRRTGINSKDEIGTLANTFDEMTSRLQERTLELERLNAVLQQIDKTKTNFIQISAHELRTPLTLIMGYSQMLEQDTKNTPELQKLAQGILEGSERMTDVVDGMLDVSRIDSDALFLRKTSLQLDALIGKVKKTFAQAFIERKIEFETDGLEHLPPVSADPELLQKVFYHLVMNAIKFTPDGGQVKVVGRNLNGDQPPRVEIAVCDTGIGVAPEKSEVIFEKFSQTGEVLLHSSGKTKFKGGGPGLGLAIARGIIKAHGGQIWVESPGYDEEKLPGSTFIVSLPIQDEPEGEV, from the coding sequence ATGAGCATTCGTCTTAAGGTCGCCCTTCCGTACTTAATACTGACCGTGGTCGTGTCACTGATCGGGGTGTATGTGGTGACTCGCCTGGTGACGGGCACGTTAACGGAGAGGTTGACCAATCAATTGATCGAGGCTGGGAGGGTTGCTTCAGATAATTTCGTCCGGCTGGAAATTCAACAGGTCATAAATGCACGCCGTGTTGCGTATACAGAGGGAATGGCGAGTGCGCTCGCAAATGAAGACCGTGATGTGTTATTGGGATTGACAAGACCCATCGTTATGGATGCAGAGATTGGAAATCTGATCCTGATCTCGCCACAAGGGAATGAAGTAGTGCATCTGATTCTTAATGGCGATGGGAATATACAACAAGTGAACGATGACGCCGGTTTTAACAGATCCTACATTGTTGCACCCCTACTTTCAGGCAGGGATGCCAACGCGACTCCGCTTCGGGCGTTCGGCAGAAACCCCATCAATAATGAAGATTACTACTATTCCACCATCCCTGTGGCATTAAACGGTGAGTTCTATGGGGTTGCTGTCGTGGGGACACCCATCCAGCGTTTTCTGCCGTTTGTAAAAAGCATTGCACTGGCAGATATTGCGATCTATGGGGACAATGGAACGATCCTAGCCACTACGCTGGGAATGGGCGATGAAGAGGCATTGGATCGTCTCTCCATTACCGAAGAAGAATATGAGCTGTTATTCTATTCCACCAACTATGTTACAGGCGAGAATTTCGAATTGGACGGTCGTTTTTACGCTGTAGCACGTTCCTACTTGGAAATAGGGAACAATCGGCTTGGCGCATTTGCTGTCATCCTGCCGCAGGATTTTGTCATCCAATCCGCTCAAAACAGCCGTTGGTGGTATGTGGGACTATTCACGATTGTCATGTTATTGGTTATTGCCATCGGAACACTTGTTTCGCGGACGATCATCAATCCGTTGTATTCACTGGTTGGCACATCCCAGGCAATTGCCGGCGGCGACTTGAACCGCAGGACAGGCATCAATTCGAAAGACGAGATCGGCACGCTTGCAAATACGTTTGATGAAATGACATCCCGGCTTCAGGAACGTACGCTGGAATTGGAACGCTTGAACGCCGTCCTTCAGCAGATCGACAAGACAAAAACCAATTTCATCCAGATCTCCGCTCATGAACTGCGCACGCCGCTCACGCTGATCATGGGATATTCGCAGATGCTGGAACAGGATACAAAAAACACTCCCGAACTGCAGAAACTCGCACAGGGTATCCTGGAAGGTTCCGAACGGATGACCGATGTTGTCGATGGAATGCTGGATGTCTCGCGCATCGACAGCGATGCGCTCTTCCTGCGGAAAACCAGCCTGCAGTTGGATGCGCTGATCGGAAAAGTAAAGAAAACATTCGCACAGGCATTTATCGAACGAAAGATAGAATTCGAAACAGATGGATTGGAACACTTGCCTCCCGTATCCGCAGACCCGGAACTGCTCCAAAAGGTCTTCTATCATCTGGTAATGAATGCCATCAAATTCACACCAGATGGCGGGCAGGTGAAGGTGGTTGGCAGAAACCTGAACGGAGACCAGCCGCCGCGGGTGGAAATTGCTGTCTGCGACACCGGTATCGGGGTTGCCCCTGAAAAATCAGAAGTGATCTTCGAGAAATTCAGCCAGACAGGGGAAGTGCTTCTGCACTCTTCCGGAAAGACAAAGTTCAAGGGCGGCGGTCCCGGGCTTGGGCTTGCCATTGCGCGCGGCATTATCAAGGCGCACGGCGGGCAGATTTGGGTTGAAAGCCCCGGATACGATGAGGAGAAACTCCCCGGCAGTACATTCATTGTTTCCCTGCCCATACAAGACGAACCAGAGGGCGAAGTATGA